A genomic region of Aspergillus oryzae RIB40 DNA, chromosome 1 contains the following coding sequences:
- a CDS encoding triacylglycerol lipase family protein (predicted esterase of the alpha-beta hydrolase superfamily): MESWVAICGLFAAVVNMILDVAQFWKERLLSWWRSKSPLSRLRYRLANAQTYEEWEEAAFELDELLSMDLWRQNPTSRHYDYRLILGRLEALMSAREDEDILTLVNLLRSGLVRNLGNITSPRLSLHAYAGTKLLIDDYITQVALSIQHVTALHTATVSEGRFDSQAKLELLHDTRQAFGRTTLLLQGGSIFGLCHLGVVKALHLQGLLPRIITGTATGALIAALVGVHTEDELLTFLNGDGIDLTAFDRQRKIRLDAGNNPWLPYTTGDSWLWTLLRRVQRYIRKGYFLDAEVLEECVRANLGDLTFEEAYARSKRILNITVATSDKGSTPNLLNYLTAPNVLIWSAAVASNASSNSLYQPVTIYCKDETGSIVPWGLSRHGSSQSGRRTEYTDAESPLTRIAELFNVNHFIVSQARPYLIPFLRSDVNLLDRRPTGQWSITRSLMRLVATEIRHRLRQLDYVGLLPQALARLLIEETIPGPNLTLVPDLSLKDFTKLFQNPDKESLAQWILRGERGTWPAISALKVRCVIEIELDKGYQVVRRRRPAENPSSSVQHTMGQRPMPNEGIPRKWRGYSIDHDRDMTGLLGNLDHQQDDLNS; this comes from the exons ATGGAGTCTTGGGTGGCTATTTGCGGGTTATTCGCCGCAGTTGTGAACATGATATTGGACGTCGCGCAATTTTGGAAAGAA AGGTTATTGTCATGGTGGAGATCGAAATCGCCCCTCAGCAGACTGCGATACCGTCTAGCTAACGCTCAAACGTAcgaagaatgggaggaagcTGCCTTCGAGTTGGATGAGCTTCTGAGTATGGATCTGTG GCGCCAAAACCCAACAAGCCGTCATTATGATTATCGACTCATTCTGGGCCGACTGGAGGCCTTGATGAGTGCTCGAGAGGACGAAGATATCCTGACGTTGGTCAACCTCCTTCGGTCCGGACTCGTCCGCAATCTAGGCAACATCACCTCTCCCAGACTGTCGCTCCACGCTTATGCTGGTACAAAGCTCCTCATAGACGATTATATCACCCAGGTTGCACTTTCCATCCAGCATGTGACAGCTCTGCATACGGCCACTGTTTCTGAAGGTAGATTTGACTCCCAAGCTAAATTGGAGCTACTACACGACACCCGGCAGGCCTTTGGCAGAACAACGCTCCTTCTGCAAGGCGGGTCCATCTTTGGGCTATGTCATTTGGGCGTGGTGAAAGCCTTACACTTACAGGGTCTCTTGCCCAGGATCATTACAGGGACCGCCACTGGGGCACTCATCGCAGCCCTCGTTGGTGTTCACACAGAAGATGAATTGCTGACTTTCCTTAATGGTGATGGCATTGATTTAACCGCCTTTGATCGCCAACGGAAAATAAGACTTGATGCCGGAAACAATCCGTGGTTGCCATACACTACGGGTGACAGTTGGTTGTGGACTTTGCTTCGACGAGTTCAACGGTACATTCGGAAAGGCTATTTTCTTGATGCCGAGGTCTTGGAAGAATGTGTGCGAGCAAATCTTGGTGACTTGACATTTGAAGAAGCGTACGCACGGTCGAAACGCATCCTCAATATTACGGTGGCGACGTCGGATAAGGGCAGTACTCCTAATCTGCTCAATTACCTGACCGCGCCGAATGTG TTGATCTGGTCAGCAGCAGTAGCCTCAAACGCATCGTCAAACTCGCTCTATCAGCCTGTTACAATCTACTGTAAAGATGAAACCGGCTCTATTGTTCCGTGGGGTCTTTCGCGACATGGTTCCTCCCAGTCGGGGCGCCGCACGGAGTACACAGATGCTGAATCACCGCTAACCCGAATTGCTGAGCTGTTTAATGTGAATCACTTCATTGTGTCGCAAGCCCGACCATACCTCATCCCCTTTCTCCGGTCCGACGTGAATCTTTTGGATCGCCGTCCGACGGGGCAGTGGAGTATCACCCGGTCACTGATGCGCTTGGTCGCTACCGAGATCCGCCACCGACTGAGACAGCTCGATTATGTTGGTCTTCTGCCACAAGCGCTCGCACGACTTCTCATCGAGGAGACGATACCTGGCCCCAATCTCACACTGGTTCCCGATCTCTCCTTGAAGGACTTTACCAAATTATTCCAGAACCCAGACAAGGAGTCTTTGGCTCAATGGATCCTAAGGGGCGAGAGAGGGACGTGGCCTGCGATCAGTGCCTTGAAGGTCCGTTGCGTTATTGAAATCGAGTTAGATAAGGGCTACCAGGTTGTTCGGCGACGACGACCAGCCGAGaacccctcttcctctgttcAACATACTATGGGTCAGCGGCCCATGCCAAATGAAGGGATCCCGAGGAAGTGGAGAGGATATAGCATCGATCATGACAGAGATATGACGGGTTTATTAGGGAATCTCGATCATCAGCAGGACGACCTCAACTCGTGA